A genome region from Pirellulales bacterium includes the following:
- a CDS encoding prenyltransferase/squalene oxidase repeat-containing protein — MSLIVLALVGRAAAADAPADNALPLTETRIVEQVTGAVDKALAYIAERQRPDGGWHDNNAPNALSMLAFMGRGHVPGRGPYRGVLERGKKFVLGQQQPNGLFASSRPSHGPMYEHALTTLAMAEMYGMDADPALEDGVRRSVNLIVAAQSPNGGWRYQPQPSDADLSVTVMQIVALRAANNAEIAVPAATIDKAIAYVKSCAHPNGGFAYQTGGSPNHQMSAAGTLSLQLLGQYEEPSIKKALDYLAPTEIKWQAGPVQYFYYFHYYAIQGHYQAGGKYWNEWHPKIRQLLLDKQNPDGSWDVPPGTAENEGVVGPNKVYWTAMASLVLEIYMHFLPAYQR; from the coding sequence ATGTCTCTTATTGTGTTGGCGCTCGTGGGCCGAGCCGCCGCCGCCGATGCACCCGCCGACAACGCGTTGCCGCTCACGGAGACGCGGATCGTCGAACAAGTCACCGGGGCGGTCGACAAGGCGCTGGCCTACATCGCCGAAAGGCAGCGGCCGGACGGCGGCTGGCACGACAACAACGCGCCCAACGCCTTGTCGATGCTGGCCTTCATGGGCCGCGGCCACGTGCCCGGCCGAGGTCCTTATCGCGGCGTACTGGAGCGCGGCAAAAAGTTCGTGCTCGGCCAGCAGCAGCCCAACGGCCTGTTCGCCTCGTCGCGGCCCTCGCACGGCCCGATGTACGAGCACGCGCTGACCACGCTGGCCATGGCCGAGATGTACGGCATGGATGCCGATCCGGCGCTCGAAGATGGCGTGCGCCGCAGCGTCAATCTGATCGTCGCCGCACAGTCGCCCAACGGCGGCTGGCGCTATCAACCGCAGCCGTCGGACGCCGACCTGAGCGTGACGGTGATGCAGATCGTCGCCTTGCGTGCGGCCAACAACGCGGAGATCGCCGTTCCGGCCGCCACGATCGACAAAGCGATCGCCTACGTCAAATCGTGCGCGCATCCCAACGGCGGCTTCGCCTATCAGACCGGCGGCAGCCCCAACCATCAGATGAGCGCGGCGGGCACGCTCTCGCTGCAGTTGCTCGGACAATACGAAGAGCCGAGCATCAAGAAGGCGCTCGATTATCTGGCGCCCACGGAAATCAAATGGCAGGCCGGCCCGGTGCAGTATTTTTATTACTTCCATTACTATGCCATCCAGGGCCATTATCAGGCCGGCGGCAAATACTGGAATGAATGGCACCCGAAGATCCGTCAATTGCTGCTCGATAAGCAGAACCCCGATGGAAGCTGGGACGTGCCGCCGGGCACAGCGGAAAACGAAGGCGTCGTCGGCCCCAACAAGGTTTATTGGACGGCAATGGCGTCGCTGGTGCTCGAGATTTACATGCACTTCTTGCCGGCGTATCAGAGATAG